AGCTATCCGCTTTGCCGGCGGATATGCACACCCCCATCAATCCTCTTAATCTGGCAACTCCAATGGCGTGAGGAATGCCGGCCGGGTAGCCGTAGCCCGGCCGGCGACGGCCCCCCCGCATTGCGTTGGCGCGAAGCCTAGCGCGGGGCCGCTGGCCGCAACGAGAGAATCGAGACGAGAACAAGAGCCCCGATCATTCCCACGTGCTCTCCGGCGGTATGAAATGCGGTTATCGCGCGGTCCCCTTCCAGCGACCAGAAGTGGTGGACGATGGGGATCGTCAAGGCGGTGAAGATCCCGAGAGCACCTGCGCCGAGCCAGGTGTGCCAGCGGGCTATGATCAGCGCGGAGCCACTGAGCTGCACGACGATCGTTGCAATATTGAAAAGCCAGCCGGGGTTGAGACCGAACATTTCCATTTCGGCGACGCCCCCACGAAAGTCGATCAGCTTGGCCAAGCCGCTTCCCCAGAAGGGGAATGTGAAGACGATACGCGCAACAACTTCGGTCACACGGCTAGACAGGATTGCGGTGATGATTGAGGGAGCCATGGGAAAACTCTCTGCGTGGAATGACAGCTTTTACTGTACAGCTTCCGGTTAGTCACGGGATTTGCCCACGGCCTGGGCCCAACTTTACAAGTTGGCCGCGTATGCGGATATGACGATCGCTCTTAAGCACGATTGCAGATTGCGTTGGGCAATTGGCGAATGACGCTTGCATGCAGCGCCGCTCTCATATCGAATGCGCCTCGTAATTTTTGCTAGAGGCCTTTATGCATCTGAACCGACTGGCCCTTATCGTAGCGATCAGCTTGGCTGCCACCGCATGCCAATCAACCAATCAGGGCGGAGGTGGCTTTGCGCGGTCCGGTCCTCCGGACTATGTCGAAGACCAGCTCGACAATGCGGTGTCGCCGTTCCCGGAAGACGACCGTTACGGCGACGACAGTCTCGTCCCGGAGGTCGGTGGACCCACGTAGGCGGTCAGAGCGGCCGGGTGAACCTTCATCGGTTTCGCCCGGTTGCTGTTCCGGGGCCTCGGCTTGCCAAGCGTGCGCAAGGCGAGGCCTTCACTCACGGCGCGGGCCAGCGCCGCCGACGCATCGTCGCCCTCAAACGGTGACAGGATGGGGAAGGCGGGGGCGTCCTCAAGCGCAATCGGGCCCTCAGGGAGGACCTCGCTCTTCGCGTCTGCCTCAGCCGCAACGACGTCCGGCGGGAGGGTGGGGAAGATCACCGCGAGCATCGCCTCATCCTGAACCGCACCGCCGGAGATTGCGGCGGCAATGTCGATCCCGCCTTCGAGGGCGATGATGTTCACCTCATCCGCGGCGGCTGGAGCGGGTGTCTCGCCTTCCGCTTTCCCGTCGACCAAGATTGCCGGCGCTTGCTCGGAAGGAAGGTCTTCCAGGAGAGTATTAGCGTCCGCGGATGGCGCAGTGATCTTTTCGGGCGAGGTCGGATCGTCCTGCAACACGACGTCGACCCGGCGGATCTCAGCCACGGCGTCGCGGGCCAGAGCAAGCCAGGAAAGCGCCCCCGCCGACGTATCGAACGGGGCCAGCGGCACCGGTTCGAATGAGCGCCACATATCGAGAAGTTCCGCCGTGCGACGTGCAATGGCTTCCTGCCGTTCGGCGGACATCGCCGAGACAAGCTCCTCCAGCAACCTGTCGCCCATTGCCCGTCACCCACCCCCGACTCAATGGGTAAATGGTAGTTAACCCTAGGCGTCTGGGTAGATGGCTATCAGAAGTTGTCCACGGCGATCTTCAACAACGTCAGTAGTGCTGATGTATAGAACCTGATCTCAGGACTGCCTGCGTGATGACCAGGCTTCGACGAAGGCGCGCGCATTGGTGGCGATCTCCTGCACGCCCATGCCCGGCTTGTAGAGGGCCGACCCCAGACCAAAGCCGGCAACACCCGCCGCGAGGAACGGCTCCATGGTGGTCGGCGTGATGCCGCCGACCGGCAACAGCCGCGTTCCCGCCGGCAAGACCGCCCGGATCGCCTTGATGACCGTGGGTCCGACCATCTCGGCCGGAAAGATCTTGAGCGCGGCGGCACCGGCGGCGAGCGCGGCAAAGGCTTCGGTTGGGGTCGCGACGCCAGGGGTGCAGACGAGGCCGGCGTCAGCCGCCGCGCGGATGATTGCGGTGTCGGCATGCGGCATCACGACGAGGTCGGCGCCAAGATCTGTGAGACGCTCGACTTCGGCAGTCCGTGTCACGGTGCCCGCGCCGACGAGTGTATTATCCGGCAGCAACTCGCGGATGATGCGGATGCTCTCGAAGGGGTCGGGTGAATTCAGCGGCACTTCGATGAAGCGGAAGCCGGCCTCATGGAGCGCCGTGGCGACACCTACGGCCTCCTCGGGCTTCAGGCCGCGCAGGATGGCGATCAGCGGCAGCGTGGTGAAGGCCTCTTCCAAACGCGTCGCGCGGCTTGACGGGGTCATGGTACCGATTCCTTCTGTCAGACGGGCGGACAACGCTTCTATGCCCGATCGAGCATGCCCGTTGCGGTTGCGAAGCGGAAGAGCCCCGCCGGAGCTGTATTCCCCAAAAGGGCGACGGGTGTGATATCGAACAGGGCCATCGCACGGCGGTAGCTGTTACAGAGGCCGTCATCGCCAATCAGCACGACGGGGGGCAGGTCTCCGGCAGCGGCCTTCAAACGGGCAAGCCCCGAGCTCAGTTCCTGGCCGATGAGAAGGCCCGAGAGATAGTCTTTCAGGACATCGCCGGGCAGGCGCTTCGTGAGACCGAGGCTGCGCACGGAAAAGAGCTGGTTCAGGAGATCGCCGGCATGGCTATCGCGAGCCGCCTTGACGCCTTGCAGGAAAGCGGTCTCCGCTGCCGCTGGGGCGGCCCCCTCCTCCGGAGCGGTCATCAGCCGCCCGAGGATGGAGTGCTTGGCCATGACGGCGAAGACCTCGCCGGTCATATAGGTGTGGAAACGGGTGATGCGGCTCGCGACGACGGCGACCCATTTCGAATGGGTTCCGGGCATGATGATCGAGGCCCGTTCGGCCAGTAACGGATGGTCAGCGAGGGCGCCGGCGATCTGGATCTCCTCGCCCCGCATCACATCAGGCGGCCCATCGGCCGGATTGTCGATGACGCCGGGAGCGATGAGGATCGTGCTGCCGTCGGCTGTCGTTGCGCGGCCGGCGTAACGGGCGAGCTCGGCGACGTCAGCCGGGCAGGCGACATAAGGTGCTTCGACCCAGCCCTGCGCACTGCCGACCATGCCGCCTGCGACCACTGGCAGATCCGGCCATCGCACGAGCCATTCCCCGCAAAGGGCAGCGAAGGCCTTTTCGAAGCCCGGCACACCCGGCTCCGGCAGGTTCTGAATGCCGCGGCTGCTGGAGCGCTGGTCGATGACATCAGCGTCCTTGTCCATCAGGAAGCCACGCAGACTTGACGTGCCCCAGTCGAGGGCGACGAGAACAGGTTGACGTGCCTCTGACTCCTGGTTGCCCTGCATGCGATCGCTCCTGCCATCTATCTTGGTCGACCTTGGCGTTTGCCTACTCGATCACTGACGCAGGGTCTAGGTCCGTGCTTCAACGGCAATGGTCTGTAAGGTCGCTGGATGCCACGTTTCCAGGGCCGCTCTGTCGGTCAGCCTCAGGGGAGAAGGCCTCAATCACGCGCTCACCGGAAATGTATGTGCCAGTTTTGATCGAGATCCTTCGATGGCTGCCTGCTCTTGCGCCATGTCCTCTTGCGCCATGTCCTCTTGCGCCATTTCAGGGCAGGGTCCGTCGGCTGGCTGCGTTATATCTAATTGAAATAGCTATATTTTTTACCTCACTGGGGATTTGTGATTTGCGTCGGTGTTGTTTTGTGTTCTATTTTTGTTCTCGGTCAGTTACTCTGATCGCTCTTCAAATGGCAATCAGATCGCATGGGTCCGGCGATGAGCATGATGGTGGACGAAATCGTTGCGGCCTATCTCAAGGCTGAAGGGGATGCCATGGCGGCTCTCAACGCTGCAATCCGGGATGCGCTGGCCGATCTCACGGAGAAGGAGCAGCGCCTTGCGAAAGCGGAACGACTCATCTCACGTGGCTACGTCCGCGGCCGGATGCATGCGGCGCTCTCGGCCGCCGCTGAGCGCGAGCAGGCCGAGATCAACGAGGTGAACCGCTCGAAATCGATGCCGTGAAGCTGCAGTCCGCCGTGCCTCTCACAAGAGCAGCACGCGTTTCTCTGGCTCTATCTCGTCCGGATTGGGCTTGGGCCTGTCGTTGTCCGGATCGTCCGGATCTGGCTCTTCAACCGGCGGAATAATCGGCTTCAGGGGATCGGAAGGGTCGATCGTCGGCGGTCGCTTGTAGGGATCCGGCAGGGGAGAACCGGGCATCGGCGGCTCGGAAGCTTGCCGAATTAACGAGCCGGCCATCTCCGGATCAGCCTCGCAGGCGGTTCGTTCTGTTCGTATCCCGCTCGTATCCATGATACTCGTCCTTGTCTGTGCATGGAGAGAAGTCGTGGGTGCTTCATGCGGTTCCACTTTAAGGTTTCTGAAGAGGGCGCCGCCTGAAGCTTCACAAGCGGCTGTCGAGCTGGCTCAATGTCACGAGGCAGCCCTATTCCCGTGAACGGAATATATGGAACTCAGATCGATCCGATCGAATCGCCGGAATGAGGACAGCCATGAGCCGAAGGAATCACATACCCGTAGTTTCGCGATTCCGGCTGGGTGCATCGGGCCGGCCGCTTCCCCGGAGGTTAGCTGGCGGCGCAGCTGCGATCGCTCTGGTGATGGGAGTATTCGCCGTCACGCCGGTGGTGGCGCAGAATGCCCCGCTTGAAGTGCCCCAGCAGGGGCAAACCCTCGCCACGCCGGGTAAGCCGAAGCCGGCACGCGCGGCCAAGAAGACCAAGCCGCAATCGCCGGGGCGTTTCGAGGGACGCTCCGTTCAGGAGTTCCGCCAGCCGAGCTACGAGGATCTGGCGCGGCAGGGAACAGACGACGGCGGCAGCGGTATTCGCCCGAGCTTCCGCGGCGGCAGGCCGGCTCTGAACATGGGTTTCTGAAGACGCGCTTCTCACCGGGATTCAGCAGTCGGTCAGCGCTTCCACGGCCCTGATGAGCTGCGAACGATATTCGGCCTCGCTCGCTTCCCTTTGTCCCTAAACGCGGAATGCGTGGGCTTGGATGTGATTGAGCTGCCCTCGGTCCAGGATTATCGGAGGGGATCAACCCATGAAGGAGATCCCGTTAGGCGAGGACATGATGCGGATGGAGCGCTTGAAAAGCGACGCCTTGAGAAGAGACCTCTCGCGCAGCTTCTTGCTGCAGAGGGTCTTCATCGCTGCCCTTGCGGGGCTGTCCCTTTCCCTGTCCGTTCAGGGAGCCTCTGCGGCCAACGCAGGAACACTGGCTGGCCAATGGCTAGCCGAGGATATCGCCGGCGGCGGTGTCGTCAATCGCATACAGACCACAATCGCTTTTAGCGGCAATGGCAAGGTCACCGGTTCGGGCGGTTGCAACCACTTCACCGGCAAGGCTGAGATCTCCGGCCAGTCCCTGCGGATCGGCCCCTTGGCTTCCACCCGCATGGCCTGTCCTCCTGCGGTCATGGGGCAGGAGCAGAAATTCTTCAATGCGTTGCAAGCCGTGAAAAGTTGGGAGATCGGCGGCAACGGCAAGCTTTCGTTGCTGGACGCCGACGGCAAGCAATTGGCGCTGTTGACATCGGTCCGCCAAGGTGCGGCGATCACGATTGAAGTTCCGACGGTCAACGAGGTCCAGACCGTCAAGGCAAGCTATGCCTGCGGTGATCGGGTCGTGGATGCCACCTATTTCAATGCCGGGGCGATCTCGCTGGTGTCGCTCGCGATCCACGGCGAGTTCGTGATCGCGGCCAATGTGCTGGCCGGTTCCGGTGCAAAATATGCTGGCGGGCGCTTCATCTGGTGGACGAAGGGCAATACGGCTGATCTCTATGATCTCACGAAGGGTGAGAACGCGGCGCCCGTCACCTGCAAACAGACCTGAGGGCTGGACAGCGACCCCGCAGGATCAGCGGTGATAGGACATCCACTGGTAATCTGGGATCGGGGCTCGACCCCGCCGGTCCGCGCCGTATTCTGGGGCTGTGAGCGGGCATGAGTCCGGCCCGGATGTGATCGGTATTGGGTTCCCGATGAACGTTTCAGCGAACGAGATCTACCAGGACGTCGGCTTTGTGCATTTGCATGTCCATTCCTCGTTTTCGCTTCTCGAGGGTGCGCTCACCATCGCGGCCTTGTCGAAGATGGCCATCGCGGACGGTATGCCGGCGCTGGCGCTGACGGATTCCAACAATCTTTTCGGCGCGCTCGAGTTCTCGGAAAAGCTGTCGGGAGCCGGCATCCAGCCGATCGCCGGCTTGCAGCTCACGGTCGAATTCGAGCCGCCGGACCCTACCGTGCGCCAGATGGTGACCCGCAGCCTGCCGCATATCGTGCTGCTCGCGACCAGCGAGACCGGTTATGGAAACCTGATGCAGCTCACGAGCCGCGCCTTCCTGGATTCCACGGCGGGGGAGGTGATCCATGTGCCTTTCGCACGGCTCGCCGCCCATAGCGAGGGGCTGATCGCGCTGACCGGCGGGCCGGGCGGCCCGCTCGACCGGGCCCTGCGAGACGGCCAGATGGAACTGGCTTCGGAGCGGTTCAGGCGCCTCCAAGAGGTTTTCGGCGACCGGCTTTATGTGGAGTTGCAACGGCACGGCACGAACGAGGAGCGTGCCGTCGAGACTGAGCTGCTCCGCCTCGCCTATCGGGATGGTGTGCCCCTCGTCGCCACCAACGAGCCTTTTTTCGCGAAGGCCGGAGACTATGAAGCGCATGACGCGCTGCTCGCCATTGCCGACGGCCGTCTCATTGCCGATGACAATCGCCGGCGGCTTACCAACGCGCACGACTTCAAGTCGCGCGCCGAGATGGTCAAGCTTTTCGAGGATCTGCCGGAAGCGTTGCAGTCAACCGTTGAGATTGCGATGCGCTGCGCCTATCGGCCGCGCACGCGCAAGCCGATGCTTCCCCGCTTCAGCGGCGATGAGACGGAAGAGGCGGCCGAGCTCCGCCGGCAGGCCGTGGCCGGGCTCGACGCGCGTCTGGCCTCCCACCCCCCAGCCCCCGGCCTGACCGAGGCCGATTATCGCCAGCGGCTTGAATTTGAGCTGTCGATCATCGAGCGCATGCGTTTCCCGGGTTACTTCCTGATCGTCGCGGACTTTATCAAGTGGGCGAAGGCCCATGACATTCCCGTCGGCCCGGGCCGCGGTTCGGGGGCGGGTTCGCTCGTGGCCTATTCGCTCACCATCACCGACCTGGATCCGCTACGCTTCGGCCTCCTGTTCGAGCGCTTCCTCAATCCGGATCGTGTGTCGATGCCGGATTTCGACATCGATTTCTGCCAGGATCGCCGCGAAGAGGTCATCGCCTATGTGCAGCAGCGCTACGGCGAGGATCGTGTCGCGCAGATCATCACCTTCGGTACGCTGCAGGCGCGCGGCGTCATGCGCGACGTCGGCCGCGTACTCGAAATGCCCTATGGCCAAGTCGACAAGCTGACCAAGCTCGTGCCGCAGAACCCGGCCAATCCCGTCACGCTCAAGAAAGCCATCGAGGACGAGCCCAAACTGCAGAGTGCCGCGAAGGAGGAGCCGGTCGTCGGGCGCATGCTCGACATCGCCCAGAAGCTCGAGGGGTTGCACCGCCACGCCTCGACCCATGCGGCCGGCATCGTGATCGGCGATAGGCCGCTCGAAGAGCTTGTGCCGCTCTATCGCGATCCGCGTTCCGGCATGCGCGTCAGTCAGCTCAACATGAAGTGGGTGGAGCAGGCGGGCCTCGTCAAATTCGACTTTCTTGGCCTCAAGACCCTCACAGTGCTGCGCACGGCGGTCGATCTCATCAAGAAGAAGGGGATCGACATCGATCTGTCGGCGATCCCCCTCGACGATAAGAAGACCTACGAATATCTGGGGCGCGGCGAGACGGTCGGCGTGTTCCAGGTGGAAAGCGCCGGCATGCGCAAGGCGCTCGTCGAGATGCGCGCGGACCGCCTGGAGGACCTGATCGCGCTGGTGGCGCTCTACCGTCCCGGTCCGATGGCCAATATTCCTGTTTATTGCGCCCGCAAGCACGGCGACGGCGAGCCGGAGGAGGAATGGTACCTCCACGAGAAGCTGAGGCCGATCCTCAACGAGACCTTCGGCATCATCATCTACCAGGAACAGGTGATGCAGGTGGCGCAGTCGCTGTCGGGCTATTCGCTCGGCGAAGCGGACCTGTTGCGCCGCGCCATGGGCAAGAAGATCAAGGCTGAGATGGACGCGCAGCGCGAGCGCTTCGTGAATGGCGCCATCGAGCGCGGCCTCACCAAGGCGCTCGCCGACGAGATCTTCGACCTCCTCGCCAAATTCGCCGACTATGGCTTCAACAAGAGCCATGCGGCCGCCTATGCGCTCGTGTCCTACCATACGGGGTATCTCAAGGCGAACCATCCGGTCGAGTTCATGGCGGCGTCCATGACGCTCGAACTCGACAACACCGACAAGCTGTCGGAATTCCGGCGCGAGGCCGAACGCCTCGGCATCAAGGTGGAGCCCCCCTCGATCAACCGCTCGGGCGTGGTCTTCGACGTCCATTACGATGCCGAGCAGCGCGGCTCGATCCGCTATGCGCTGGCCGCGCTCAAAGGCGTCGGGAGGCAGGCTGTCGAGGCGCTCGTGACGGCACGGGGCAACACGCCGTTCCGCGACCTCAGTGATTTCGCGCGGCGCTTCAACCCCAAGCTCGTCAACAAGCGCACGCTGGAAGCGCTCATCTCGGCTGGCGCCTTCGATGAACTTGAGCCGGATCGGGCGCGGAGCTTCGCGGCGATCGATGCGATCACCGCGATCGCGGCGCGCACGGTGGCAGCCGAGGCTGACGGACAGAACGACTTCTTCGGTGGGCCCACATCCGCACCGGAGCCCTTGCGCATCCCGAGTTACGTCCCGTGGCTGCCGGCGGAGCGGCTGCAGCGGGAATACGATGCAGCCGGGTTCTTTCTGACGGGCCATCCGCTCGACGAGTATGGCGCGCTGCTTGAGAAGTTGCGTGTGCAACGCTGGTCGGATTTCGCTAAGGCGGTCCGCGGTGGTGTCAATATGGGGCGGCTCGCCGCGACCGTGCTGGACCGGACGGAGCGGCGCACGAAGAGCGGTTCGAAGATGGGTATCGTCAATCTGTCCGACCAGAGCGGCCATTTCGAGGCCATCATCTTCGCCGAAGGACTATCGCATTTCCGCGACCTGCTGGAGCCGGGCAAGCCGGTCATCCTGCTGGTCCAGGCCTCCGCTGAGGGCGAGGAGGTGAGGGCGCGCATCCAGTCTGTCGAGCCCCTCGACTCGGCTGTTTCGAAGCACCACAAGAGCCTGCGGATCTTTCTGCGTGACGAGGCGCCACTGCCCATCGTAGCCGAGCGGCTCCGCGATCGCGGCGATGGCGATATCTCGCTGGTGCTGATGCTGGAGGAGAGGCAGGAGGTCGAGGTGAAGCTCAAAGGGCGCTTTTCCACGACACCGCAGATGGCGAGCGCTATCCGGGCGATCCCCGGCGTCGTCCATGTGGAGATGTTGTAAGGCGACGTGGAGGTGACCTTGGCCTTGGCTGAACGCCGACCGAGGTTCTGCTTGCTTCGCCGAAGTTGGGTCCACATGGCCCATAGCGGAGGCTTGCCGCGGAGACCAGCCCGAAGCAGTTCCGCGCCCCACATGGCGGAACCTCCCAGATTTTCGCCGACCAAGCTTGCGAAGGTTGATGGTTAGTCTTACCTAGAGGGCCGTTCAGCAGGAATTTGGAGCCGCTTCGACATGGATTTGTCTCTTGCCGCCGTCGTTCAGTCGATCATGCTGCGAGAAGTCCTGTCCCATGCCTGCTTCCATCACCCTGTGCAATCTATCATGGCATGCTCCTGATGGAGCGCCGCTCTTCTCTGATCTCAATCTAAGCTTCGGTCCCGAGCGTACTGGCCTCATCGGGCGAAACGGCACCGGCAAGACCACGCTGCTGCGGTTGATCGCGGGCGAGCTAAGCCCGTCGTCGGGCTCCGTTCAAGCCTCTGGCACCCTTGGCGTCATGCGGCAGGATATACAGGCGAGCGCCGACACGCTCGCGGACCTTTTCGGTGCAAGATCCGCCTTGGCAGTGCTCGACCGCGCCGAAAGGGGGCTTGCCGACCCTGACGAACTGGCCGGCGCTGACTGGACCTTACCGGCTAGGATCGACGCGGCCCTCGCGCGGTGCGGTTTGTCCCTGGAGGCTCATGTGCCGCTGGCTGTGCTGTCAGGCGGGCAGCGCAGTCGCGCGGCCTTGGCAGCGCTGATTTTTGCCGAGCCGGACGTTCTCCTGCTTGATGAGCCGACCAACAATCTGGATCGCGACGGACGCCGGGCTGTGCTGGACTTCATCCGCGCGTGGCGAGGCAGCTCGATCATCGTCAGTCATGATCGGGAGCTGCTTGATACGATGGACGCCATCGTGGAACTGACCACGCTTGGCGCTACCCGATATGGCGGGAACTATGGTGCTTTTCATGCGCGGAAGTCCACGGAGCTCGAGGCTGCTCGCCACGATCTCGCAAATGCCGAAAGGGAACGCGCGGAGATCAGGCGTCGCGCGCAGCAGGCGGTCGAGCGCAAAGCGCGAAGGGATAGCAATGGACAGAAAGGCCGCGCCAAAGGCGACCAGCCGAAAATCCTGATGGACGCGGCGAGAGGCCGCGCCGAGACATCCGGCGGCGCAAATGCCCGCCTTCGCGATGCGCGAATCGAGATGGCTGACGAGGCCCTGTCCAGCGCGCGCGAGAAAATCGAGGTGCTGCAGCCCTTGCGCATGGAGATGCTTACCACCGACATGCCTTCCGGTAAGATCGCTCTGCGTCTTGCAGCCGTGACAGCGGGATATGCGGCTGAGCGGCCTGTCATTCGTGATCTGTCTCTGACCTTAACCGGTCCCGAACGGGTCGCGATCACGGGTCCGAACGGCAGTGGCAAGTCCACGTTACTGGCGCTCATCGCGGGCAAGCTCGAGCCGCAGAGCGGATCCGTTGATCGGCCGGTCCCCCTGGCTTTCCTCGACCAGGATATGGGCTTGCTCGACCCGGAGCTGTCGCTGCGGGAGAATTTCCTGCATTTGAACCCGCAGACGGATGAGAACCAGTGTCGGGCGGCTTTGGCGCGTTTTCGTTTCCGCGCGGAGGATGCGCATCAGCGGGTGGGCGATCTCAGTGGTGGCGAGCGGTTGCGCGCCGGGCTTGCCTGCACCCTGGGACGTCCCGTCCCGCCCGCGCTTCTCATTCTGGATGAGCCGACCAATCATCTTGATCTCGACGGGATGGAGGCGCTGGAACTGGCGCTATGCGCCTTTGACGGCGCGCTCCTGGTCGTCAGCCACGATGAGAGGTTTCTTGATCGCCTCGCTTTGCAGCGAAGAGTGGAGCTGGGCGCCCCCCTTGGTTGAGCGATCACCCGCTCAACCGGATGCCGAGGGATTGAATGCCTTCTTTCCGCACGCCATCTCTTGCATCTCAACGCTGGCGCCCTTATAAGCGCGCCCATTCCACACGCGGGGTTAAGCTCGCGAAGGTCCTAACATAAGGACCTTCTTGAGATCTCTCACGAGCCATCCGGTGGCCGGATCGTCCGGCCCAAGGCCCCGCGGCGGCATCATAACCGGAGTTATAAAGACTATGGCGCTTCCTGATTTCTCCATGCGGCAGCTGCTCGAAGCCGGTGCGCATTTCGGCCACCAGGCTCACCGCTGGAATCCGAAGATGGATCAGTACATCTTCGGCACCCGCAACAACATCCATATCATCGATCTCGCCCAGACCGTGCCCGCGTTCTACCGCGCGCTGCAGGCGATTTCCGACACGGTTGCGGCCGGTGGCCGCGTGCTCTTCGTGGGCACGAAGCGCCAGGCCGCCGATGCGGTCGCGGATGCTGCCAAGCGTTCGGCTCAGTACTACGTGAACTCCCGCTGGCTCGGTGGGATGCTGACGAACTGGAAGACCATTTCCGGTTCGATCCAGCGTCTGCGCAAGGTCGAC
This portion of the Chelatococcus sp. YT9 genome encodes:
- a CDS encoding DoxX family protein is translated as MAPSIITAILSSRVTEVVARIVFTFPFWGSGLAKLIDFRGGVAEMEMFGLNPGWLFNIATIVVQLSGSALIIARWHTWLGAGALGIFTALTIPIVHHFWSLEGDRAITAFHTAGEHVGMIGALVLVSILSLRPAAPR
- a CDS encoding 2-dehydro-3-deoxy-6-phosphogalactonate aldolase, which translates into the protein MTPSSRATRLEEAFTTLPLIAILRGLKPEEAVGVATALHEAGFRFIEVPLNSPDPFESIRIIRELLPDNTLVGAGTVTRTAEVERLTDLGADLVVMPHADTAIIRAAADAGLVCTPGVATPTEAFAALAAGAAALKIFPAEMVGPTVIKAIRAVLPAGTRLLPVGGITPTTMEPFLAAGVAGFGLGSALYKPGMGVQEIATNARAFVEAWSSRRQS
- a CDS encoding 2-dehydro-3-deoxygalactonokinase; the protein is MQGNQESEARQPVLVALDWGTSSLRGFLMDKDADVIDQRSSSRGIQNLPEPGVPGFEKAFAALCGEWLVRWPDLPVVAGGMVGSAQGWVEAPYVACPADVAELARYAGRATTADGSTILIAPGVIDNPADGPPDVMRGEEIQIAGALADHPLLAERASIIMPGTHSKWVAVVASRITRFHTYMTGEVFAVMAKHSILGRLMTAPEEGAAPAAAETAFLQGVKAARDSHAGDLLNQLFSVRSLGLTKRLPGDVLKDYLSGLLIGQELSSGLARLKAAAGDLPPVVLIGDDGLCNSYRRAMALFDITPVALLGNTAPAGLFRFATATGMLDRA
- a CDS encoding META domain-containing protein → MKEIPLGEDMMRMERLKSDALRRDLSRSFLLQRVFIAALAGLSLSLSVQGASAANAGTLAGQWLAEDIAGGGVVNRIQTTIAFSGNGKVTGSGGCNHFTGKAEISGQSLRIGPLASTRMACPPAVMGQEQKFFNALQAVKSWEIGGNGKLSLLDADGKQLALLTSVRQGAAITIEVPTVNEVQTVKASYACGDRVVDATYFNAGAISLVSLAIHGEFVIAANVLAGSGAKYAGGRFIWWTKGNTADLYDLTKGENAAPVTCKQT
- the dnaE gene encoding DNA polymerase III subunit alpha, coding for MNVSANEIYQDVGFVHLHVHSSFSLLEGALTIAALSKMAIADGMPALALTDSNNLFGALEFSEKLSGAGIQPIAGLQLTVEFEPPDPTVRQMVTRSLPHIVLLATSETGYGNLMQLTSRAFLDSTAGEVIHVPFARLAAHSEGLIALTGGPGGPLDRALRDGQMELASERFRRLQEVFGDRLYVELQRHGTNEERAVETELLRLAYRDGVPLVATNEPFFAKAGDYEAHDALLAIADGRLIADDNRRRLTNAHDFKSRAEMVKLFEDLPEALQSTVEIAMRCAYRPRTRKPMLPRFSGDETEEAAELRRQAVAGLDARLASHPPAPGLTEADYRQRLEFELSIIERMRFPGYFLIVADFIKWAKAHDIPVGPGRGSGAGSLVAYSLTITDLDPLRFGLLFERFLNPDRVSMPDFDIDFCQDRREEVIAYVQQRYGEDRVAQIITFGTLQARGVMRDVGRVLEMPYGQVDKLTKLVPQNPANPVTLKKAIEDEPKLQSAAKEEPVVGRMLDIAQKLEGLHRHASTHAAGIVIGDRPLEELVPLYRDPRSGMRVSQLNMKWVEQAGLVKFDFLGLKTLTVLRTAVDLIKKKGIDIDLSAIPLDDKKTYEYLGRGETVGVFQVESAGMRKALVEMRADRLEDLIALVALYRPGPMANIPVYCARKHGDGEPEEEWYLHEKLRPILNETFGIIIYQEQVMQVAQSLSGYSLGEADLLRRAMGKKIKAEMDAQRERFVNGAIERGLTKALADEIFDLLAKFADYGFNKSHAAAYALVSYHTGYLKANHPVEFMAASMTLELDNTDKLSEFRREAERLGIKVEPPSINRSGVVFDVHYDAEQRGSIRYALAALKGVGRQAVEALVTARGNTPFRDLSDFARRFNPKLVNKRTLEALISAGAFDELEPDRARSFAAIDAITAIAARTVAAEADGQNDFFGGPTSAPEPLRIPSYVPWLPAERLQREYDAAGFFLTGHPLDEYGALLEKLRVQRWSDFAKAVRGGVNMGRLAATVLDRTERRTKSGSKMGIVNLSDQSGHFEAIIFAEGLSHFRDLLEPGKPVILLVQASAEGEEVRARIQSVEPLDSAVSKHHKSLRIFLRDEAPLPIVAERLRDRGDGDISLVLMLEERQEVEVKLKGRFSTTPQMASAIRAIPGVVHVEML
- a CDS encoding ABC-F family ATP-binding cassette domain-containing protein: MPASITLCNLSWHAPDGAPLFSDLNLSFGPERTGLIGRNGTGKTTLLRLIAGELSPSSGSVQASGTLGVMRQDIQASADTLADLFGARSALAVLDRAERGLADPDELAGADWTLPARIDAALARCGLSLEAHVPLAVLSGGQRSRAALAALIFAEPDVLLLDEPTNNLDRDGRRAVLDFIRAWRGSSIIVSHDRELLDTMDAIVELTTLGATRYGGNYGAFHARKSTELEAARHDLANAERERAEIRRRAQQAVERKARRDSNGQKGRAKGDQPKILMDAARGRAETSGGANARLRDARIEMADEALSSAREKIEVLQPLRMEMLTTDMPSGKIALRLAAVTAGYAAERPVIRDLSLTLTGPERVAITGPNGSGKSTLLALIAGKLEPQSGSVDRPVPLAFLDQDMGLLDPELSLRENFLHLNPQTDENQCRAALARFRFRAEDAHQRVGDLSGGERLRAGLACTLGRPVPPALLILDEPTNHLDLDGMEALELALCAFDGALLVVSHDERFLDRLALQRRVELGAPLG